A segment of the Candidatus Goldiibacteriota bacterium genome:
GGGTTTTGAACCTGCCGTATCAGGTTTCATAGCCGGTGCTTTCTGGGGTGCATACACGCTTGGCAGGATATCGGCGGGATTCTATTCAAAATTTATGAAGACGTATAAACTTATATATCTTAGCCTTACGGTATCTTTTATTGGTGTACTGCTGATATGGCTAAATATTAATGAAGCGCTGGATTACGCGGGCGTAGTGCTGAACGGATTTGCCATAGGGCCAGTGTTTCCGGCCCTTGTGTCAGGTACTGAAAAAAGGGTGGGCGGGCAGCACGCTTTTAATGTTGTGGGGATGCAGATGGCCGCGTCCGGGCTGGGATACGCGGTATTGCCCTGGTTTGCGGGTTTAATTGCCAAATATCAGGGCCTTGAAATAATGCCGGCGTTTGTAGCTGTGTTGATTGTAATAACAGCGGCGCTTTACAGGCTTGCGTATTATTATATGCCGGGGCACATGATGGACAGGATTGTAAAGTGAGAATTGTTGCGCTTTAACGCCGGATATGATATAAATATTATGTCTTAATAATGATACAGGGGGCATGATGAAGTTATTGTTAATTGACAGCGTTGAGGCTGTCAGGAAAGAACTTTATGCCGGTTTATCAGGCAGTTTTCCCGCGCTGGAAATAACACTTATAAACAGCGCGAAGATAAATAAACTATCCGATGATGACACATACCGTATTGCCTTTGTAAACCCTGAAAACGCCGCGGTAATAATTAAAATACTTAAGAAAAAACTGCCTTTGACAAAGATTTATTTACTTTCGGCAGGCAAAGAGAAAATAACACGGCAGGATGCTTTAAAAGCAGGGGCGGCGGGAAACGTTTTTTTTCCTGAAGGTAAAAATGAAATTGAAGAAATTATTCAATCGGTATATAAGGAAGAAGAATCGGTGTATTTAAAAAAAGGCGTTGTCGCAAAAAAAGAGAATTTTGGGATAACCGGCAATACTCCCGCCGTGCAGTCAATTAATGACTTTATATTAAAAAGCGCCCAGGCATCACTGCCGCTTCTTATTGAGGGCGAAAGCGGAACAG
Coding sequences within it:
- a CDS encoding MFS transporter, producing the protein GFEPAVSGFIAGAFWGAYTLGRISAGFYSKFMKTYKLIYLSLTVSFIGVLLIWLNINEALDYAGVVLNGFAIGPVFPALVSGTEKRVGGQHAFNVVGMQMAASGLGYAVLPWFAGLIAKYQGLEIMPAFVAVLIVITAALYRLAYYYMPGHMMDRIVK